Genomic DNA from Mastomys coucha isolate ucsf_1 unplaced genomic scaffold, UCSF_Mcou_1 pScaffold16, whole genome shotgun sequence:
AGAAGGACtgttagagagatgactcaatggtaaAGATcccctgctgctcttccagaggacccagagttGATTCACAAAACCTACATGTCAACCAACAGCTGGCTGTCACTCTGGTCCTAGTGAATGTGGtactctcttttggcctccttagGCACCAGGGATATGCATGGTACACAGATAggcatgcaggcaagacacacagaacaaagaaataaaactttatttaaaaaaaaaaaaaaagacttatgaGAGAGCAgagcatggtggcccacacctcaggaggcagaggcaggtggatctctgtgagttcaaggccatactGATCTACaggtaagttccagaccagctaggaCTATTCAGGGAgacctatctttaaaaaaaaaaaaaaaaaaaaaaggaaacaaagagacaaaggaTTATGGGGAGATTTAGAGACTTGGAGATATAAATGGGCAAACAACAGTGTGTGTAAAAGTAACACCTGCTTACACAGAGGTCCTGGGGCTTCTTAAATGAAGAAAAGGCTCCTCAAACGAAGTTACTGGGAACAATTTTTACCTTTAAATGATTCcacttctttatatttatttatttattttttttttttggtttttcaaaactgggtttccctgtatagccctggctgtcctggaactcactcgttagaccaggctggcctcgaactcaaatctgcctgcctctgcctcctgagtgctgagtctGGGCATGCACCATCACCTCAGCATTTTGGCTCCATCTTTAAACACTTATGGtaggtttatttttaacattaaaatgtgTTCTGTTTTAGATTAAGCTGAGTGAAGTTGTTGGCTCAGGAAAAGATGGCAGAATACTTAAAGAAGATATCCTCAACTTCTTGGAAAAGCAGACAGGAGCCATACTGCCTCCCTCACCAAAATCTGAAATCACCCCATCACCACCACAGCCCAAAGAAAGGACCTTTCCCACACCGATATCTAAGCCTCCAGTGTTCACAGGCAAAGACCGAACAGAGCCTGTAACAGGTAACCGTAATAGCAGTAATATGAAGCAGTGATGATTTATTTTGGGGAGTTACCTCAGGAGATGCATGTTCATCATATGATATTTTTGATTGTCTTTTGAgcctgggtctcactgtgtagccctagaactcaaaaggtagaccaggctggcttcatactcacagagatcttcctgcctctgcttccccagcactgggattaaaggcacggaCCATCACACCTGACTTTCAATTCTTACTAACAGAAAATTTCAAATTCATCATAAAATTGTGATAATGCAATGGTacagtttttctgttttgtatttaaaaactattatcaGAATTGTATAAAACGATTGAGTTTCTTCTAGGCTTCCAAAAGGCAATGGTCAAGACCATGTCTGCAGCCCTGAAGATTCCCCACTTTGGGTATTGTGATGAGATTGACCTTACTGAGCTAGTTAAGCTTCGAGAAGAACTGAAGCCTGTCGCTTTGGCTCGTGGGATCAAACTCTCCTTCATGCCCTTCTTCTTAAAGGTGAGTTTCACTCATTCCACCAGGGCCCCCGAGGGAGGGTGCTACTTTGTTTTGTAAAGATGTAGCAGGTTAGAATTAAAGTACTACTTTATTCCATATCATCAGACTTGGGGAAAAAAGTCCAAATCCACCATCTCTTTGATTCATAGGAATTTATACAATTGAAATCTGTGTTGTAGTTTCATCTGCTtacctcatttttaaagatttattttatgtttaagttaCATTTACCTGTTTATTTAGTGTGCACAAGTAtacatctgtgtgtttgtgtgctccAGTGCACTTAacaggacaacttgcaggggtctcttttctccttccaccttgggagtccagggattgaactcaggttgtcttgccagcccaagagttattttatttgtttgcctgcctgcctgcctgcctgcctgcctgcctgcctgcctgcctgtctgtctgtctgtctgtttgtttttgaggcagagtttcactgtgtgtccctggctggcctggaatttaggACGTAGACTACATTCAAGCTCAGAGATCAACCTGtgcctgcttcccaagtgctgggactaaaggtgtataccacaatgcctggctgtttatttttgaattgtgtgtgtgtgtgtgtgtgtgtttgagtatatgttcatgtaagtgtgtgtgtgtgtgtgtgtgtgtgtgtgtgtgtgtgtgtgtgagtgagtatatgTTCATGTAAGTGCCTACAGAGGCTAAAAGAGGGTTtcagtcagatctcctggagccagagttaaCAAGCAGTTCTGAGTCACTCCGTGTGGGTCCTCTGTGGGAGCAGCACATGCCCCTAAGCACAGAGCTGTCTGCCTCCCCACTTGAAGCTAGGAAGAGAACTGTGCTGGCAGTTGAGGAAAGCCTGAGAGGGGAAGAGGACAGGTCTGGTTTGAGCTGAAAGGAGATGTGAAGTGGCTGCACATCACGGTGGTAGCTATTTCTATGTATCCAGGACACTCACAAGGAGGCTTCTGAGAATGTTTCTAGTGCTGGGTCCTTGGGACCATCCACTAGCAGTGAAATTCTCATTAACAACCACTGCAAAGCATCTACTGTGTCAGGCTTGGGTAAGCATGCTCCAGACAGTTATCCCTTAAATCTCAGAGTATTCCAGACATGTAGATATGATATTCTCCacttttctctgaagaaaattaGGCCTCAGAGAGGTTGACAATCTTCTCATGGATGTTAACAAATTGGAAAGCCACATTCTAGTCTGCTCtggtcctcctctggcctctcctcATTCAACATGGCTCCTCATGGCCTTTCTTCACAGTCTGCCAGGACAAATCACCTTTCACTCAAGTTGTATCATTTCCCGATTCTTTCAACAGTTCCCCTTCAGTGATTTTAGGATGGTTTCCCAGGTCCTTAGTGTGTCACACAAGTCTCTGCTGGCTACCTCTCCAGTCTCCTCAAAACCACTCTGTTTTAATCACACTGAGCTATACACAGTTATAGATTATACAGTTTGACCTGAAATACCCACcaggtctttctctttctccctctcttcctctctctccctccttccctccccctccctctttccctctatccttccccccactctgtctctgcctctgtctctctcttctctccctattttgttttgtttgttgtttttgcaaCAGTTTcactagatagcccaggctggcctgaaactcacagtcCTGCcccagctttccaagtgctgagattacaggcatgagctatctctcctggcttcctctttCAAATAACTGTGCATCTGAAATATGGAATCAGTTCAGATATGGACTCCCGAAACCCTCTGTGGCTCCCACTGTTACCACATGCTGTTGTTGCCCACTGTAGTGCATTTTAGTGCACTGCCATTGTTAGCCTGGTTCCCTTCTCCAGATATTGAGCCCTTGAGACACAAAGCATTCTCTTTTAGCATCTGCCCTACAAATAGATAATCTCTAGGCATGGGAGGTTGTGGATGTCTCCAAATGAAAGAGGAGCATCTGGAGTCTGTTAAGGGATATAGAGTCACCTATAGAGGTGTCACTCAGTTGTGTGAATGAGAGGGCAGCTCAGGGCTTTACAGCAATAGGTAGAACCTGAGTTTTCAAAGACAGTGGTGATAGCACAAGCTCCTTAGAAGACAAATAACTGTTTTCCATTACTATATAGCAAATTAACTATCCCCAAATTTAATGGAGTAAAATATCAGTTGTTTATGGATTCTCATGAGCTAAGCTGGGTATAAGTCTGCGACCTTGGCAGAAATCTCGCCTTTCTGCAGAAACTTGCAAGTTGGCCAGAGGATGGCTGCTGTAGGAAGGCCCCAGCAGGGATGGCCCCTTCTCTTCTGTAttgtctcccttctcctcagcatGCTCCTCTGTTTCAGTCCTGGAGCAGGTAATGAGAAATGGCAGAAATGCTCAAGCTCTTTTGTTCCTAAGGTCTGCTTCATGGAGCTTATTCTGCCCACTGACCAAAGCAAGTCACATGACTTTAAGCTGGAAACTTAAAAGATCACTACCAAAGGGCGCAGGTGCAGGGCTATACCGGACCGCGGGATCTAGTTATTCTGTGGGTTTCGAGGGAAACTAGACCTGGAATAGAATGAGcggaaaaaaggagaggaaggccttgcaaatcttttgtcaaagcctcatttattaatgaccagtggccagtatatatacgttacagaaaaagaaaatgaggagggggtgaggggaattcTCAGCAGATGACAAGTCACGTAAGCAGGCGGGGGTTACAACAAgaggcacaagactgaggtcacgtaggcaagtgacctccgcttcaaggtcagcagagtctggtagctaggtatgaagaaggcagaagagctgtagagccctccctgttgaggtattttggtatttcctgttaattctctgggtctttctggaggcaagcactgggaggtTCTGTCCTAGCTaaagtccttgagtgagggaagccttttctaactattgtggactgtcctaaggaatgtgcttgacctctattgctggctctgaggaaaacctgtctagcaaggcagaatccttgagagaaattccaagctaaggacagcttggtattaaactaggatcctggttctcaagcctcttggctccaGGGTGTCTCCTCCAGAGCTGAGATTAGCAGCGggtcaagccagagagtgcttttggtttccaacacagGGCATCATGAGAAGCTGGAGTCATGACTTCAGCCTCCACACTCAGAGACAAGGAAATGCTTTAAGCAGATAGGTAACCGTTTATTTCTCAAAGGTTAAACAGGATAGTTAGTAACAGGCTGTTAGCGTAGTAACTACAGGGCCTTGAGTTTTCCTAAGGCACTGCAGAGGCGAGACCTGTGGGCTTTAGCTGAGATGTGTGGGGCTGGATAGGAATTAGAGATGCTGAGATGGTCTGGTACGAGGCAGGCGGCCTGCAGAGAGAGGATGTGATAAAGAAGGCTGAGGACAGTTTTGCCCCTCAAGGAAGCCGGGGGCTGATTATGGCCTGAAAGAGAGAACTGGAGAAGGGGAAGTAGATGAAATGTGGGGTGGACTGTTGGAGAAAGTCCCCAGTTAGGGGAGGGCTTCCAGGAAGACTGGCAAGAGAGCACCACCCTGTGTTCCTGACCCTCCCCGGTCTACCTCTCAGGGAAAGACCTGGCCCTTTTGAAGCCAGGGTGGACCAAATCTTACACAACAGGATCTCTTTCACCACTATGCTTCTTCATTCTTATAGCCAAATGAACAGTCTCTGGGTATTTTCAAAATTGagttttgtgaattttattttaaatttaaatgtaaattttaaagcCTTTAAAAAATACTACAAAGTATGAAATGTGGAGGGGCGTGTAACCTAATCcctggacatatatatatatatatcttgtattTCCATTTGCAAAAATATTATACTCAAAACCCCATTTCTATTGGTAGTACTTTTGACTAACTTTAGGTGTGGAgttttatttggttgttgtttgaaacagggtgtcTCTATTGtagttcctggctgtcctgaacttgctCTTGTAGAACAGTCTGCTTTGGACActgctctgttgctgtgaagagataccataaccaCAGCCTGTTGTAACTAAACTAATCACCGTGGAAGTTCTCTATCCAAAGCCTCACTTTGGAATAGATTTGATTTGGGGGTGTGCTATCAAGACCCCCAGCCAGATCAAGTAACAAGTAATGCAACAAAcgtaaagaactcaaaaagattaGACAGGGGCCATGGgagagagaattctttttttttttttttagattttatttattttatgtatatgagtacactttagctgtcttcagacacatcagaagaggacatcagattccattacagatggttgtgagccaccatgtggttgctgggatttgaattcaggacctctagaagagcagtcaatgctcttaaccgctgagccatctcctagcccAAGAATTCTTTTAAGAATAACCTTAAGCAtctttattttgctgttttaagtttttaaaattattattcagtTTTTTATTCTTCAACAGTGTCATATATTTATGCAATAAATTTATCTTTGAAATGTAACGGAAGGTATGGCCAATCAAATGCAATGTTAACCTTGTTAGATGGTGATGTGCAGCAAAGAATGTCATGAACATTTAGGATCAGGGAGACATTTTGGAATTATGGAAATCAGCAGGAGAGAACAATATGAAGACAAAGGAAGTTTAAAGAGCAGGGGAAAGAGTGAAGGGGCAAACAGGAATGTGTGCCTGCCAGCAGGTAGGCTCTGCCAGCTCTGCCCTTGACCAGGCCAAGGGCTCCTGTGGCACACTGGCCTCTAATGGTCGCTTTGAAATCACTGCCATGTGCTccttctacacagagaaatggcCTGCAGGCCTTTTGGTGCTTGAGttcagagccttttttttttttttttgaactattGGTTTGCTTCTCATAAAAATCTAAATCTACATGTTAGTGAGGAAATCAACTGGAATTGAGACAGCCTGCATGGTTATTTTGAAAATCCCCTTCCTGTTTGCAGGCGACCTGGCCATTTGTTTCTTCGCAGTTAGGGCAGCCTAGCTTCACTTTGTTAGAGGTGAGAGTTTCCAGAAGTGAGAGAGCTGGGTGCATGTGGCCTTGAGTTAGACTTCTCTTTCCCACTGCCTGTCTAGAGTTCTTCCATCACCTCCAGTCCTCCATTCCTACGTGAGGCAAGGATGTTCATGGAGACTTACCTTTCCCTCTGACAGGCTGCTTCTCTGGGACTACTTCAGTTTCCCATCCTCAACGCCTCCGTGGACGAAAGCTGCCAGAGCATCACCTACAAGGTTGGCTATGCATTTTGAAATCCCTTGACTTAATAGAACATAGGACACTCAAACACTGACCTTTTCAGATAGCAAAGAAAGGCACAGCATAGCCAATGAACTTAGGTTCAGTCTACTGGCTTTGCTTTCACTgcttaataataattttgttcAGGTGTGCAGTCTCCCTTTGAAAGCTCCAGAAAGTGGagctttgtgagttcgaggccagcctggtttacagagagagttccaggatatccagggctacacagagaaacattgcctggaaaaaccaaaataataaagaaacaaataaataagtagaactGTAAAAGCATGAAGCAATGAAGAGTTGCCCTCGCTGCTCAACATCCCAAAAGAATCGCCTCAAGATTAAATTTCTGGACTTTGAAGagagcaattttttaaaagtatgtataggtaggtgtgtatgtctgcatatgGTATGTGCCCATGAGTGCACAgccgtggaggccagaggcctttGGAAGCTGGACCTGCAGCTGGAATGATGGACTGTAGTAAGCCTCCTCGTGCGGTGCTGGGAAGGTAATTTTGGTCTTCTGGAagggcagtaagtgctcttaactactaagccatctctccagccccaaagacagtaattcataataataatttttttttaaaaaatagtacatTTGAATCCAGGTTGAGTGAGGTCTTCAGTTTGGAGTGAAAGTGTCTTAAGACATAATTCTTGTTAATTATTAATTCCTATATTCACTTCTCCTCAGCTCGTGGCCAGGTTAGGGGGATTTGAGGAGGTAGCTCAGTAGTAGTGCTGACGCAATATCACCAAAGCACAGAGACAAAAGGTGCACTTAGGTCGTGTAGGGATCAGGTCAAAACATTCAGTGTGCCTAACACAGTGGGCTGTACATTTTCATATTAATGCTTCCTAATTAAATGTAGCTTGttttaaaaacttagaaaaaatgtTTGCCTTCAATCCTGAGGCCTCAGATAATTTCCTGTTCACAATGATAGTCTTCCACGAATTCATTTGagtaatacatatttttctttaatttgctcttctctttttcatttaaatattgtgGATATCATCATAAGTCAATAGATATGATATGGTCATGTATTTCATCAGTGACtagcaaatattttaattgttatggAACCACATGATGCTGTCACCTGGTTAATTCCTTCattcttttgcatttatttccttAGCCCCATTTTTATAAATACTAAATATGTCTTCTAAAACAATCTTTTAAGTTTggttaagttattttatttttcatgtattttattgtgGGGAGGACACTGGTGCCGCGGcccatgtgtggaagtcaggacaaTGCAGGGGGTCAGTGCTCTTCTTTCCCTGCACTCAGAGGGCAGCCAGCGCCTGTGTCCACTGCTCTCTAGTCCCCCCAAACCCTTCCTTCCAAGTTACTTCCACTCTAGTGAAAatagtgacttttattttttggcCTTTTGGCTTTGTAAGATATGGTCTTTCCACTTGGCATAAGCAGGCTTCAAACCATCgctcttccttcctcagcctcctgaatattCGGATTACAGCACACCCTACACTAGGTTGGCCAAGTAGTTCAGTATCTTTGTTTTAGAAGGCAGTAGAGTTTGTCTTTCCTTTGCTGTAAGCTTATGTATTAAAAGTTctactgagggctggagagatggctcagcggttaagagcactgactgctcttccagaggtcctgagttcaattcccagcaaccacatggtggctcacaaccacctgtaatgggatctgatgccctcttctggtgtgtctgaagactgcaactcatatacataaaataaatactcacatacataaaataaataagtaaacaactcttttaaaaaaaagttctactGGGTAATTTTTACTTCCTAGGCTTCTCACAACATTGGGATAGCAATGGATACTGAGCTGGGGTTAATTGTCCCCAATGTGAAGAACGTTCAGGTACGCTCTGTATTTGAGATCGCCATGGAACTGAACCGACTCCAGAAACTGGGCTCTTCTGGTCAGCTCAGTACCACAGACCTTACAGGAGGGACATTTACTCTTTCCAACATTGGATCAGTAAGTCATACTGTTTACAGTTATAAGTGTAACTTGAATTTCTGATCACATGTTCCAATAAAATACAACTTGTAATCTATCAGGCATTCCCTGAAAACTAAATTTTCCCATTCTTCTCAGATTGGTGGAACCTATGCCAAGCCAGTGATATTGCCACCTGAAGTAGCCATCGGTGCCCTGGGAGCGATTAAGGTATGTGTAGTGAGAAACTGCAAGACAATTTCAGTTAAGTTGGAAGACTGAACAAGAAGAAGACTCGGTGTTGAAGGTTCTCTCCCACTTTGTGGTTTCCATTGGTGAAGGTTAGCTCGGACcgccctttccttccttctcttgaaCTAGATCAGAGGtcactgtgcagtcctggctggctcCAATTCTGGGTCCTGTCACGCTGCTTAcctgctgggattactggtgaatgccaccacacctgacaaaATGCTGTTTTCTTGGTCTTGAAGGCACTTGTATTTTGAACAGTAATCTAAGtgacttaaagaaaaatgatcagTGGCCATGTTTTAGAACTTAGAATAGAGGTACAGGGCtatgacactgtgtgtgtgtgtgtgtgtgtgtgtgtgtgtgtgtgtgtagaggtcagaggacaattaaataatcagttctctccttctaccacgtgggttctaaggttcaaactcaggtaacaaggcttggcagcaagcacctttatctgttgagccatctttctaggctTGCCTATTAAATCTAATGTTAGAACttacattttgtatatttcttatttattaataGCTAAGGGTTTttgtgctctctcttctctctctctctctctctctctctctctctctctctctctttctctctctctctctctctctctgtgtatgtgtgtatgtcttcatGTGCTCAGAGGCTagaagtgtgtgtgggtgttcttCTTTGTCACTCTACACCTGTGACCCATTCCTTTGACCCATgatctcttgctgaacctggagctcgagatttttggctaggctggcagccagcaagcctgagccacccttctgtctctgcctgtcctgTGCTGGGGTTGCCGGTGTGTGTAGGATCACCCAGGTTACTGCCTAGGTGCTAGGATCTGAATACTAGTCCTCACACTGGTCCAGCAACTCTTCTTAGTGCTGAGCTCAACCCTTTCTGTGGCCCCAGTAGCTgatttttaatgtacattttgcttttttatcGCTTGCTTCTTGATACCACAGATGGAACTTGCACATGCTAGTCAAAAACTCTGTCAATGAGCTACTCTCAAAGcccttgtgtgtgtttttcagaATAGCCCATCATGGCTATTTTCATTGTTAAGctggagaaaccctgcctctcaTGACATGCTGTCTGTTACCTGCTCTGACAGTGACCACATCTCTCACCTGACCCCCCACAGTAGTTATCAGACTGGCTTTCTATTCCTCTAACACTCCCATCATGTCCCAGCTCCTTGTCAAATGTCCTTGGTGCCTTCAATGAGAAGTCCAAGTATTTTCCTTGTCCCAGTTCTCTTTTCCCTAAGAGTATGTAGTACATGGTTGCTGctggccagccgatctgggcctccctcaacccgtgggagaaacgggggtcctagtcaggtcgacaaggcgtaggcgaagaaatgatggcagagacgacacatgaagtacaggatctgaatgtatttcttaggaatggcatcagacttttacagtcattgcaaaagagagatggttaatctggcagctcaatagttgaggtacatctgaggccatctaaaacacactgggtctaaagcagtagctctctcctctgaactggtgctgcatccccctggcccaagcgctctgggcccagggcactgcggattgcatgaatctgagtcctaatccatctaagtccTAGTGCGAGTCTTCCTTGCAAGTCCTAGTCCAAGTCTTGCATGCGAATCCAAGTCctcctatacaaagtgaaaagcaggcttaagtagcatacagcaagtaGGGCAGATGACAAGAATCACTTAGGCAGGTAACACATCaaagtcagtgatcttactgaccaagatcaagTATGCAGTTGTGAAAtgggtggaagagcaatggtgtcctccccgctggggctaatttggtattcctatgctaattctctgggtcctgctggaggcaatgactaagaggttctgacctaacacttctagctaatgtccttgagtggaagcccttcaattactctctagtatgtaaaacagttctaactattgtgaactatctatt
This window encodes:
- the Dbt gene encoding lipoamide acyltransferase component of branched-chain alpha-keto acid dehydrogenase complex, mitochondrial: MAAARVLRTWSRNAVRLTCVRYFRTCNSVHVLKPKCVCSVGYPLLKYCQPHHSLRTAAVLQGQVVQFKLSDIGEGIREVTIKEWYVKEGDTVSQFDSICEVQSDKASVTITSRYDGVIKRLYYNLDDIAYVGKPLIDIETEALKDSEEDVVETPAVSHEEHTHQEIKGQKTLATPAVRRLAMENNIKLSEVVGSGKDGRILKEDILNFLEKQTGAILPPSPKSEITPSPPQPKERTFPTPISKPPVFTGKDRTEPVTGFQKAMVKTMSAALKIPHFGYCDEIDLTELVKLREELKPVALARGIKLSFMPFFLKAASLGLLQFPILNASVDESCQSITYKASHNIGIAMDTELGLIVPNVKNVQVRSVFEIAMELNRLQKLGSSGQLSTTDLTGGTFTLSNIGSIGGTYAKPVILPPEVAIGALGAIKALPRFNQKGEVYKAQIMNVSWSADHRVIDGATMSRFSNLWKSYLENPAFMLLDLK